One window of Brevibacterium pigmentatum genomic DNA carries:
- a CDS encoding SLC13 family permease, whose product MLTQIIALLIFVALFAIGAVRGVQIGVLMLVGAAGTGLLFTDMVVDDIVAEFPLDIMILLAGVTYFFAIAQENGTVDKIIDWALERVGSSAVLLPAVFFVITGCIAAMGAPLAGLVMMPVGMQVARKYGVDYALMGLAICFAIGAGGFAPTSLYGIVTYSTAHDAGIDLSPFLLFGIAVAVYLVMLVVAYFMYGRSLFSKTTVSAAEHASVGSAQSKISRGSASASSVAFGEDDEDEALFDSSTADEAGESEPFTFVQILTVIFMVGLIGSVVVLAALGQEPDIGLLCFMFGAVLALVDPKTGKAAIPKIDWPTVLLVGGIITFVGVLQNMGAVDLLGEGAESIGSPLIAAFVLCIVGGLVSAFASTTGILAALVPLALPLIAAGGVPGWALIAALGVCSAVVDVSPFSTLGATVVATAPVEDKPRLTRILVKFGMSMVVIGPVVLVGGLVMPAMMF is encoded by the coding sequence ATGCTCACTCAGATCATTGCTCTGCTCATATTCGTCGCCCTCTTCGCCATCGGCGCGGTCCGCGGGGTGCAGATCGGCGTGCTCATGCTCGTCGGCGCGGCCGGAACCGGGCTCCTCTTCACCGATATGGTCGTCGACGACATCGTCGCCGAGTTCCCCTTGGACATCATGATCCTGCTGGCGGGCGTAACCTACTTCTTCGCGATCGCGCAGGAGAACGGGACCGTCGACAAGATCATCGACTGGGCCCTCGAACGCGTCGGATCCTCGGCGGTGCTGCTGCCCGCGGTGTTCTTCGTCATCACGGGCTGCATTGCGGCCATGGGTGCTCCGCTGGCCGGTCTGGTCATGATGCCGGTGGGCATGCAGGTCGCCCGGAAGTACGGCGTCGACTACGCGCTCATGGGCCTGGCGATCTGCTTCGCCATCGGCGCCGGCGGCTTCGCCCCGACCAGCCTCTACGGAATCGTCACCTACTCGACCGCCCATGATGCCGGAATCGACCTCTCCCCGTTCCTGCTCTTCGGCATCGCCGTGGCCGTCTACCTCGTCATGCTCGTGGTCGCCTACTTCATGTACGGTCGGTCGCTGTTCTCGAAGACGACCGTGTCGGCCGCCGAGCATGCTTCGGTCGGGAGCGCCCAGTCGAAGATCTCCCGCGGTTCCGCCTCGGCGTCGAGTGTCGCCTTCGGTGAGGACGATGAGGACGAAGCGCTCTTCGACTCCTCCACCGCCGACGAGGCAGGAGAATCCGAGCCTTTCACCTTCGTGCAGATCCTCACCGTGATCTTCATGGTCGGTCTCATCGGCAGCGTGGTCGTGCTCGCGGCTCTCGGCCAGGAACCGGACATCGGTCTGCTGTGCTTCATGTTCGGAGCGGTCCTCGCCCTCGTCGACCCGAAGACCGGCAAAGCCGCAATCCCGAAGATCGACTGGCCGACCGTGCTACTCGTCGGCGGCATCATCACCTTCGTCGGCGTGCTGCAGAACATGGGTGCCGTCGACCTCCTCGGCGAGGGCGCGGAGTCGATCGGTTCGCCGCTCATCGCCGCCTTCGTCCTCTGCATCGTCGGCGGTCTGGTTTCGGCGTTCGCATCGACGACGGGCATCCTCGCCGCTCTCGTGCCGCTGGCGCTGCCGCTCATCGCCGCCGGCGGGGTGCCCGGCTGGGCGCTCATCGCGGCACTGGGCGTGTGCTCGGCCGTCGTCGACGTCTCACCGTTCTCGACGCTGGGCGCCACGGTCGTCGCGACCGCCCCGGTCGAGGACAAGCCGCGACTGACCCGCATCCTCGTGAAGTTCGGCATGTCGATGGTCGTCATCGGACCGGTCGTTCTGGTCGGCGGCCTCGTCATGCCCGCCATGATGTTCTGA
- a CDS encoding GNAT family N-acetyltransferase — MTAHPSATVVEAHRQKLCAAGFEVAELLPADIPDYVELVSSAYRGEGSKQGWTTEADLLGGQRLDVPMAEDMLAEADSQILLARDEQGRAVASVYVREPEDGAAYLGVLAVSPLGQGRGVGSALIGLAEAWVAEHWGATSMRMSVINKRDELIAYYERRGYVRTGEVEPFPYGDDRFGQPKVDDLEFVLLSKPLG; from the coding sequence ATGACCGCACACCCCTCAGCGACCGTGGTCGAAGCGCACCGCCAGAAGCTGTGCGCAGCCGGATTCGAAGTCGCCGAACTCCTGCCCGCCGACATCCCTGACTACGTCGAGCTCGTGTCCTCGGCCTACCGCGGCGAAGGGTCGAAACAGGGGTGGACCACCGAGGCGGACCTGCTGGGCGGACAGCGACTCGACGTTCCCATGGCTGAGGACATGCTCGCCGAGGCGGACTCCCAGATCCTGCTCGCCCGCGACGAGCAGGGCCGAGCCGTGGCCAGCGTCTACGTGCGCGAACCCGAGGACGGAGCTGCCTACCTCGGAGTGCTCGCAGTGTCTCCGCTGGGTCAGGGCAGAGGCGTGGGGTCTGCGCTCATCGGCCTCGCCGAGGCGTGGGTGGCCGAACACTGGGGCGCGACGTCGATGCGGATGAGCGTGATCAACAAGCGTGACGAACTCATCGCCTACTACGAGCGCCGCGGCTACGTGCGCACCGGGGAAGTCGAGCCCTTCCCCTACGGTGACGACCGCTTCGGACAGCCGAAGGTCGACGATCTCGAGTTCGTCCTGCTGTCGAAGCCATTGGGCTGA
- a CDS encoding GNAT family N-acetyltransferase: MDIDISGETFTIAEDDAAKRFTVAHAGKVIGLADYIDREAGVDDTAEGTVRIFTHTEVSPEWGGRGLAAKLVRYALETSAEEGLKFRTTCSYVQNFLAKNDEFDKFVA; encoded by the coding sequence ATGGACATCGACATCTCGGGAGAGACCTTCACCATCGCCGAGGATGACGCGGCCAAACGCTTCACCGTCGCCCACGCGGGCAAGGTCATCGGTCTCGCCGATTACATCGACCGTGAGGCCGGAGTCGATGACACCGCCGAGGGCACGGTGCGCATCTTCACCCACACCGAGGTGTCCCCCGAGTGGGGCGGACGCGGCCTGGCGGCCAAGCTGGTGCGCTATGCACTGGAGACCAGCGCCGAGGAGGGGCTGAAGTTCCGTACCACGTGCTCCTACGTGCAGAATTTCCTCGCCAAGAACGACGAGTTCGACAAGTTCGTCGCCTGA
- a CDS encoding NAD-dependent succinate-semialdehyde dehydrogenase: MDITPIIDKLGTGLFIGGSWREAEGGKTIDVRNPATGEVITTVADGSTADAQEAITVAGEAQAGWAATSPRERSEILRRTFELLLHRADDIAAVMTAEMGKPFAESKGEVTYGAEFFRWFSEEAVRIEGDYSQSPDGKNRMLISREPVGPCILITPWNFPLAMGARKIGPAIAAGCTMVFKPAKLTPLTSLMLVDVLVEAGLPAGALNLVTSESARRVVTPWMESGIARKVTFTGSTEVGVGLLKQAADNVMKTSMELGGNAPFVVFADADIDKAVEGAVIAKMRNGGEACTAANRFFVHSSLAEEFSSRLAVRIGAMKVGNGLDEGTEMGPLVDQDSLDKVAGLVDEAVAKGANILTGGSRIDGDGFFYTPTVMTDIPDDAEIRTTEIFGPVAPIVTFDTDEDGIALANETEFGLVGYLFSENVERALSLADELEVGMVGLNTGLVSNPAAPFGGVKMSGLGREGGSVGIDEFLEIKYVAMPRS; the protein is encoded by the coding sequence GTGGATATCACCCCGATCATCGACAAACTGGGCACCGGGCTATTCATCGGCGGCAGTTGGCGTGAGGCCGAAGGCGGCAAGACCATCGACGTCCGCAATCCCGCAACCGGTGAGGTCATCACCACCGTGGCCGACGGTTCCACTGCCGATGCCCAAGAGGCCATCACGGTCGCCGGTGAGGCACAGGCCGGCTGGGCGGCCACGTCGCCGCGCGAGCGGTCCGAGATCCTGCGCCGGACCTTCGAACTGCTGCTCCATCGTGCCGACGACATCGCCGCTGTGATGACCGCTGAGATGGGCAAGCCCTTCGCCGAGTCCAAGGGTGAGGTCACCTATGGCGCCGAATTCTTCCGTTGGTTCTCCGAAGAGGCGGTGCGCATCGAAGGCGACTATTCCCAGTCGCCGGACGGCAAGAACCGCATGCTCATCTCTCGCGAACCCGTCGGGCCCTGCATTCTCATCACCCCGTGGAACTTCCCGCTGGCCATGGGCGCGCGCAAGATCGGTCCCGCCATCGCCGCCGGCTGCACCATGGTGTTCAAACCTGCGAAGCTGACCCCGCTGACGTCACTCATGCTCGTCGACGTCCTCGTCGAAGCCGGCCTTCCTGCCGGTGCGCTCAACCTCGTCACCTCCGAGTCCGCGCGCCGCGTCGTCACTCCGTGGATGGAGTCCGGCATCGCCCGCAAGGTCACGTTCACCGGGTCCACCGAAGTCGGAGTGGGACTGCTCAAGCAGGCCGCCGACAATGTCATGAAGACGTCGATGGAGCTCGGCGGCAATGCCCCATTCGTCGTCTTCGCCGATGCCGACATCGACAAGGCCGTCGAGGGTGCGGTTATCGCGAAGATGCGAAACGGCGGTGAGGCCTGCACCGCAGCGAACCGCTTCTTCGTCCATTCCTCGCTGGCCGAGGAATTCTCCTCGCGGCTGGCCGTGCGCATCGGTGCGATGAAGGTCGGCAACGGCCTCGACGAGGGCACCGAAATGGGTCCGCTCGTCGATCAGGATTCCCTCGACAAGGTCGCCGGCCTCGTCGATGAGGCCGTCGCCAAGGGGGCGAACATTCTCACCGGAGGTTCCCGGATCGACGGCGACGGCTTCTTCTACACCCCGACGGTGATGACCGACATACCCGATGACGCCGAGATCCGGACGACGGAGATCTTCGGACCCGTGGCTCCGATCGTCACCTTCGACACAGACGAAGACGGCATCGCCTTGGCCAATGAGACCGAGTTCGGACTCGTCGGCTACCTGTTCAGCGAGAACGTCGAACGCGCCCTCAGTCTGGCCGACGAACTGGAGGTCGGCATGGTCGGCCTCAACACCGGACTGGTCTCGAATCCGGCGGCACCCTTCGGCGGAGTGAAGATGTCCGGCCTCGGCAGGGAGGGCGGCAGCGTCGGCATCGACGAGTTCCTCGAGATCAAATATGTGGCCATGCCCCGCAGCTGA
- a CDS encoding zinc-dependent alcohol dehydrogenase: MVRRPSFAAAMPTSETHGAIGSVRSVEITAPGRVEVVTRPGPQGRPSAGHVRVRMLAVGICGTDLSLASGSRTPPELPWRLGHEGVGEITEVGPGVGEWAIGDRVALEPNITCGQCEYCRRGVTSACASRLSAGVLTQPGFLAEAVDHPGGFCHRLPTGIPVERAVCAEPLTVAASAIRRTELEGGEEVLVVGAGAQGLLATLVLVDLGYRPWMSEPNEARLRLAVELGARAFVPGAGPAPRIVIDAVGVPEGLAVVVDHLAPFAKVTVVGEDQDRLGASSFDIVQRQLSIRGSFIYEHPQDMATAVAMLGTLPTEAIVGPGRPLDDAPELLGVDAGHRPGVKQWVDLRG; encoded by the coding sequence ATGGTTCGCCGCCCCTCCTTCGCCGCCGCCATGCCGACCTCTGAGACCCATGGCGCAATCGGATCGGTCCGTTCGGTCGAGATCACCGCGCCCGGTCGCGTCGAGGTCGTCACCCGCCCGGGTCCGCAGGGCCGCCCCTCGGCGGGGCATGTGCGGGTGCGGATGCTCGCGGTGGGAATCTGCGGCACCGACCTCAGCCTGGCGTCCGGTTCGCGGACGCCTCCCGAGCTTCCGTGGCGGCTCGGGCACGAAGGCGTCGGAGAGATCACCGAGGTGGGACCCGGGGTCGGGGAATGGGCGATCGGTGACCGGGTCGCGCTCGAACCGAACATCACCTGTGGGCAATGCGAGTACTGTCGCCGAGGCGTGACCTCGGCATGTGCCTCGCGACTGAGTGCCGGCGTGCTTACCCAGCCCGGATTCCTCGCCGAGGCGGTCGACCATCCCGGCGGATTCTGCCACCGCCTGCCGACCGGGATACCTGTGGAGCGCGCGGTGTGCGCCGAACCGCTGACCGTGGCCGCCTCGGCGATCCGCCGGACCGAACTGGAGGGCGGGGAGGAGGTCCTCGTCGTCGGTGCTGGAGCCCAGGGCCTGTTGGCGACCCTCGTCCTCGTCGATCTCGGTTACCGTCCCTGGATGAGCGAGCCGAACGAGGCTCGGCTGCGATTGGCTGTCGAACTCGGAGCCCGCGCCTTCGTCCCCGGCGCCGGCCCGGCACCTCGGATCGTCATCGACGCGGTAGGCGTCCCGGAGGGACTCGCCGTCGTCGTCGACCACCTCGCTCCGTTCGCAAAGGTCACGGTCGTCGGGGAGGACCAGGACCGCCTCGGCGCGTCGAGCTTCGACATCGTCCAGCGGCAGCTGAGCATTCGGGGCTCATTCATCTACGAACACCCGCAGGACATGGCGACCGCGGTCGCGATGCTGGGGACGCTTCCGACCGAGGCGATCGTCGGGCCGGGACGCCCACTCGACGACGCGCCCGAACTCCTCGGCGTCGATGCCGGTCATCGGCCCGGGGTCAAGCAGTGGGTGGATCTGCGGGGTTGA
- the shiA gene encoding shikimate transporter: protein MARIEDQATVEPGGARRARRAAIGSFIGAVVEWYDFLLYGIVAALVFGELFFPDYSSHAGTLAAFATFGVGFIFRPLGGIIFGHFGDRLGRKSMLVWTMTIMGVATALIGFLPTYQTVGWLAPALLVLLRCIQGIAVGGEWGGAALMAVESAPPKLRAFFSSGVQIGYSFGLLLATGLVALLSSNFSAEDFLAWGWRIPFFFSAVLVLVGLWIRAGVEESEEYVERVKNAKTDKTAKLPILEAFKRYPAQIFQIVGLRFIELLTMYIVTTFALSYSTEQLGLDRQIMLNITLLVGGLGIITIPAFAYLSDRYGRLRVYLTGGVIGLVSSVPFFLFLEAGNIVGIVIFAVLLINIAHDAVVSVQQPLFAEMFSPEFRYSGAGVGYQLASAIAGGFTPFIATFLVGLGNGTWYLVAAYLGGGCLISISIAMHLVRKWQIGRRAERSTGESAQVVSA from the coding sequence ATGGCCCGAATCGAAGACCAGGCGACAGTCGAACCGGGAGGGGCACGGCGCGCCCGCCGTGCGGCAATCGGATCGTTCATCGGCGCAGTCGTCGAATGGTACGACTTCCTCCTCTACGGAATCGTCGCCGCACTCGTCTTCGGGGAGCTCTTCTTCCCCGACTACAGCTCCCACGCCGGAACGTTGGCCGCGTTCGCGACCTTCGGCGTCGGTTTCATCTTCCGCCCCCTCGGCGGCATCATCTTCGGGCACTTCGGCGACCGCCTCGGCCGGAAGTCCATGCTCGTGTGGACGATGACGATCATGGGTGTGGCCACCGCCCTCATCGGATTCCTGCCGACCTACCAGACCGTCGGCTGGCTCGCTCCCGCACTGCTGGTGCTGCTGCGCTGCATCCAGGGCATTGCCGTCGGCGGCGAATGGGGAGGTGCCGCCCTCATGGCCGTCGAAAGCGCACCGCCGAAGCTGCGGGCCTTCTTCTCCAGCGGAGTCCAGATCGGCTATTCCTTCGGGCTGCTGCTGGCCACCGGGCTCGTGGCCCTGCTCAGCAGCAACTTCTCCGCCGAGGATTTCCTCGCCTGGGGTTGGCGCATTCCGTTCTTCTTCAGCGCCGTTCTCGTCCTCGTCGGACTGTGGATCCGCGCGGGCGTCGAGGAATCCGAAGAGTACGTCGAGCGCGTGAAGAACGCGAAGACCGACAAGACCGCGAAGCTGCCGATTCTCGAAGCCTTCAAGCGCTATCCCGCGCAGATCTTCCAGATCGTCGGTCTGCGCTTCATCGAGCTGCTGACCATGTACATCGTCACCACGTTCGCCCTGTCGTATTCGACCGAGCAGCTCGGTCTCGACCGGCAGATCATGCTCAACATCACCCTCCTCGTCGGCGGTCTCGGCATCATCACGATCCCAGCCTTCGCCTATCTCTCCGACCGCTACGGACGACTGCGCGTCTATCTGACCGGCGGGGTCATCGGCCTCGTCAGCTCCGTGCCGTTCTTCCTCTTCCTCGAAGCCGGCAACATCGTCGGCATCGTCATCTTCGCCGTGCTGCTTATCAACATCGCCCACGATGCCGTCGTCAGCGTCCAGCAGCCGCTGTTTGCTGAGATGTTCAGCCCCGAATTCCGCTACAGCGGAGCCGGCGTCGGATACCAGCTGGCCAGCGCCATCGCCGGCGGCTTCACCCCGTTCATCGCGACGTTCCTCGTCGGACTCGGCAACGGGACCTGGTACCTCGTGGCCGCTTACCTCGGCGGCGGCTGCCTCATCTCGATCTCGATCGCCATGCACCTCGTACGCAAGTGGCAGATCGGCCGCCGTGCCGAACGCTCCACCGGCGAATCCGCACAGGTCGTGTCCGCCTGA
- a CDS encoding putative immunity protein — translation MILPEVRDPRLITIRRGGSLTDPDHHLLALWAADCAEHVLPFFESVCPEDERPRDAIAAARAWAAGERPMMEARVLGGHAMGAARPLRGPARFAAYAAGQAACVGHVAEHDLGAAAYAIKAARGAAGKDIAAGRAERDWQRDRVPPGVRDLVLEDQARRDAICWFVFSA, via the coding sequence ATGATCCTGCCGGAGGTCCGTGATCCTCGCCTGATCACGATTCGCCGAGGCGGCTCCCTCACTGATCCCGACCACCATCTGCTTGCGCTGTGGGCCGCCGACTGCGCCGAACACGTTCTGCCGTTCTTCGAATCCGTCTGCCCCGAGGATGAGCGCCCCCGCGACGCCATTGCCGCCGCCCGCGCGTGGGCGGCCGGTGAGAGGCCGATGATGGAGGCCCGTGTCCTCGGCGGTCATGCCATGGGTGCCGCACGGCCGCTGCGTGGACCCGCCCGGTTCGCCGCCTATGCGGCGGGTCAGGCAGCCTGCGTCGGACACGTCGCCGAGCACGATCTCGGGGCGGCGGCCTACGCGATCAAAGCCGCTCGCGGAGCCGCCGGGAAGGACATTGCGGCCGGTCGTGCCGAACGCGACTGGCAACGCGACCGTGTGCCGCCCGGCGTCCGCGACCTCGTACTGGAGGACCAGGCACGCCGCGATGCGATCTGCTGGTTCGTCTTCAGCGCTTGA
- a CDS encoding GNAT family N-acetyltransferase, whose protein sequence is MWPVILTDRQSDIVLRPLRRRDEEAWREVRRFNRDWLRPWDATLPAPGQELPGFRTMVRMQDKQAKRGQTVPFAIEVDGNFRGQITVSGLSWGSILSGQIGYWIDSRVAGRGITPIAVAMAADHCFFGLGLHRVEINIRPENTASLRVVEKLGLRDEGLREKYMHIDGQWCDHRTFALLADEVPQGLLAAYRHGTSAG, encoded by the coding sequence GTGTGGCCTGTCATCCTGACTGATCGACAGTCCGATATCGTGCTGCGACCGCTGCGCCGCCGCGACGAAGAGGCCTGGCGAGAAGTCCGCCGATTCAACCGCGACTGGCTGCGACCATGGGATGCGACTCTGCCTGCGCCTGGCCAGGAGCTGCCGGGGTTCCGCACGATGGTGCGGATGCAGGACAAGCAGGCCAAACGCGGACAGACCGTGCCGTTCGCCATCGAGGTCGACGGGAATTTCCGCGGCCAGATCACCGTATCGGGACTGAGCTGGGGCTCGATCCTGTCCGGACAGATCGGGTACTGGATCGATTCGCGCGTGGCCGGGCGAGGAATCACCCCCATTGCCGTGGCCATGGCCGCCGACCACTGCTTCTTCGGTCTCGGACTGCACCGCGTCGAGATCAACATCCGCCCTGAGAACACAGCGAGCCTGCGCGTGGTCGAGAAGCTCGGGCTGCGCGACGAGGGGCTGCGCGAGAAGTACATGCATATCGACGGGCAGTGGTGCGACCACCGCACGTTCGCCCTGCTCGCCGACGAGGTGCCGCAGGGTCTGCTCGCCGCATACCGACATGGCACCAGCGCGGGGTAG
- the galU gene encoding UTP--glucose-1-phosphate uridylyltransferase GalU, with protein MSDEAQRTVRKAVIPVAGLGTRFLPATKATPKEMLPVVDKPAIQYVIEEAVDAGLQDVLMITGRNKRPLEDHFDRVDGLEAALAQKGDDKKLAAVRHPSELADIHYVRQGDPKGLGHAVLKGRQHVGNEPFAVLLGDDLIDERSPILPKMIEVAENTGGSVVALMEVPPEAIHLYGCAAVETTADDEVVKITDLVEKPATEDAPSNFAVIGRYVLAPEIFDVLETTDPGRGNEIQLTDALQELAGDDDGHGVYGVVFKGARYDTGDKLDYLKAVVQIACDRDDLGDDLKAWLRDFVPTLD; from the coding sequence ATGAGTGATGAAGCGCAGCGCACCGTTCGCAAGGCCGTGATCCCCGTCGCCGGTCTCGGAACTCGGTTCCTCCCCGCAACGAAGGCCACCCCGAAAGAGATGCTCCCCGTCGTCGACAAGCCGGCGATCCAGTACGTCATCGAGGAAGCCGTCGATGCCGGCCTGCAGGACGTCCTCATGATCACCGGCCGGAACAAGCGGCCGCTGGAGGATCATTTCGACCGAGTCGACGGGCTTGAGGCAGCGCTCGCGCAGAAGGGCGACGACAAGAAGCTCGCCGCTGTGCGCCATCCCTCGGAACTGGCCGATATCCACTACGTGCGCCAGGGTGATCCCAAGGGACTTGGGCACGCCGTGCTCAAGGGGCGTCAGCATGTGGGCAACGAACCGTTCGCCGTCCTCCTCGGCGATGACCTCATCGATGAGCGCAGCCCGATCCTGCCGAAGATGATCGAGGTTGCGGAGAACACCGGCGGCAGCGTCGTCGCGCTCATGGAGGTCCCGCCCGAGGCGATCCACCTCTACGGGTGCGCGGCCGTCGAGACCACAGCGGATGACGAAGTCGTCAAGATCACCGACCTCGTCGAAAAGCCCGCCACCGAGGATGCTCCCTCGAACTTCGCCGTGATCGGCCGCTATGTGCTGGCTCCGGAGATCTTCGACGTTCTCGAGACCACCGACCCGGGACGCGGCAACGAAATCCAGCTCACCGACGCCCTGCAGGAACTCGCCGGAGACGACGACGGCCACGGGGTGTACGGAGTCGTGTTCAAGGGCGCCCGCTACGACACGGGTGACAAGCTCGACTACCTCAAAGCGGTCGTGCAGATTGCGTGCGACCGCGACGACCTCGGCGACGATCTCAAGGCGTGGCTGCGCGACTTCGTGCCGACGCTGGACTGA
- a CDS encoding 5-formyltetrahydrofolate cyclo-ligase, whose amino-acid sequence MDPQSSKAQLRSRIRAARTDRSLAAATPASPSSVTSASPQVTPTEATSTTASRVDPAESEGSVAAAAWDLICQTPVRSLLAYAALPGEPDLDPALDRFLAAGGTVYLPVVTTVGQPLMFGQVTGSMASLTPQGRWGIREPAQDDDLLTAAQLLSPTVGLDLIFVPALGFGADGARLGNGGGFYDRTFGPHGAQPLGSGSRESGPQGSGHRAAEPRVVGVCFAQELGLSGLVAEDWDLRIPAAVTENGTHTFTN is encoded by the coding sequence GTGGACCCACAATCTTCGAAGGCGCAGCTGCGGTCCCGCATCCGCGCCGCGCGCACAGACCGCTCCCTCGCCGCGGCGACTCCCGCCTCACCGTCGTCCGTGACGTCAGCATCACCGCAGGTCACCCCCACCGAGGCGACCTCGACCACTGCCTCGCGCGTGGACCCCGCAGAGTCCGAGGGCTCCGTGGCTGCCGCCGCGTGGGACCTCATCTGTCAGACGCCGGTTCGCTCCCTCCTCGCCTATGCGGCGCTGCCCGGAGAGCCGGACCTCGATCCTGCGTTGGACCGGTTCCTCGCAGCCGGCGGCACCGTCTACCTGCCGGTCGTCACGACGGTGGGTCAGCCCCTTATGTTCGGTCAGGTCACCGGTTCGATGGCCAGCCTGACGCCGCAGGGCAGATGGGGAATCCGCGAACCGGCCCAGGATGACGACCTGCTCACCGCTGCCCAGCTGCTCTCCCCCACGGTCGGCCTCGACCTCATCTTCGTCCCCGCACTGGGGTTCGGCGCCGATGGCGCCCGCCTGGGCAACGGCGGCGGCTTCTATGACCGAACCTTCGGCCCGCACGGGGCGCAGCCTCTCGGCTCGGGATCTCGAGAGTCGGGGCCCCAAGGCTCAGGGCACCGTGCAGCGGAGCCGCGGGTCGTCGGGGTGTGCTTCGCCCAGGAACTCGGTCTGAGCGGCCTCGTCGCCGAGGACTGGGATCTGCGCATTCCCGCGGCCGTCACCGAGAACGGAACTCACACCTTCACCAACTGA
- a CDS encoding SAF domain-containing protein has product MLTPSSAGTAIVVAKSDLAPGTELTAQDLTLTQFPPDLVPDKAFRSVDEVTGRATSAGLSKGSPLTSSIVLDQQALPKGSRDLLMPIRLADDASAALLQPGQKIRLFSSLPDGGSEVVVEKVTIARLVDKPEGIASESGQLVSVILSAADAEHVAEFAGLPISFAILPQ; this is encoded by the coding sequence ATGCTCACGCCGAGCAGTGCGGGAACGGCGATCGTCGTCGCGAAGTCGGACCTGGCGCCTGGAACCGAGCTCACGGCACAGGACCTCACGCTCACTCAGTTCCCTCCCGATCTGGTTCCCGACAAGGCGTTCAGGTCGGTTGATGAGGTGACGGGTCGGGCCACCTCGGCGGGGCTGTCGAAGGGGTCACCGCTGACCTCGTCGATCGTCCTCGACCAGCAGGCGCTGCCGAAGGGCAGCCGTGATCTGCTCATGCCGATCCGCTTGGCCGATGATGCCTCGGCGGCGCTTCTCCAACCGGGGCAGAAGATCCGTCTCTTCTCATCCCTCCCAGACGGAGGGTCTGAAGTCGTGGTCGAAAAGGTGACGATCGCCCGCCTTGTCGACAAACCCGAAGGAATAGCTTCGGAGTCAGGACAACTTGTATCCGTGATCCTCTCCGCAGCGGATGCCGAGCATGTCGCCGAATTCGCCGGACTTCCGATCAGCTTTGCGATCCTCCCTCAATAA
- the mscL gene encoding large conductance mechanosensitive channel protein MscL, whose protein sequence is MLKGFRDFILQGNVVELATAVIIGGAFTAIVTAFSDKIINPLIAAVGGAEGPALQIPLKEGVPEATLDIGAVITAAINFLIVAAIVYFIIIVPMNKLNELRKRGVPEEEVPPTTEDLLGDIREILRNQTASAAGPAQGPATDGPVDPNQPPRH, encoded by the coding sequence ATGCTTAAGGGATTCAGAGACTTCATTCTCCAGGGGAATGTCGTCGAACTGGCAACAGCGGTCATCATCGGCGGCGCATTCACCGCCATCGTCACCGCCTTCTCCGACAAGATCATCAACCCGCTCATCGCCGCCGTCGGTGGCGCTGAGGGCCCGGCCCTGCAGATCCCGCTCAAGGAAGGTGTCCCTGAGGCAACCCTTGATATCGGTGCAGTCATCACTGCGGCCATCAACTTCCTCATCGTTGCCGCCATCGTCTACTTCATCATCATCGTGCCGATGAACAAGCTCAATGAGCTGCGCAAGCGCGGAGTTCCCGAGGAAGAAGTTCCTCCGACCACCGAGGATCTGCTCGGCGACATCCGCGAAATCCTGCGCAACCAGACCGCTTCGGCTGCTGGTCCTGCTCAGGGTCCCGCTACCGACGGACCAGTCGATCCGAATCAGCCTCCGCGGCACTGA